The following are encoded together in the Deltaproteobacteria bacterium genome:
- a CDS encoding SurA N-terminal domain-containing protein, whose protein sequence is MLGAQNLKLLLLGIVLICLSACANSPFSSNSDRPVLARVRGTPIYVDEFRREYLRQQIGEPANTPIARDQNTQKRTLLDELINRRLLLYEAERTNVIVGTDEVDAAFTRSQSGWERNEFDSYLKQKDLTPSEFKNYLREDLLIKKYFHNNVFARIAVTDREIEESIKAQPDIFIEPEKVRALHLVLRTEEEATRVLREIKNGLSFENAAIKYSLLPNSKNGGDLGLVPKGIMPPLFDEICFNLPLTKISPVIASDTGFYIFKVIEKRPQQVRDLATVKELVEKQIRYEKERLAETAKLAELRKAAAITIAEEQLARVK, encoded by the coding sequence ATGCTAGGCGCACAAAATTTAAAGCTATTACTTTTGGGTATCGTATTGATATGCCTTAGTGCCTGTGCAAATTCACCCTTTTCTAGCAATAGTGATCGCCCGGTATTAGCTCGTGTTCGTGGAACTCCTATATATGTCGATGAATTTCGTCGTGAATATCTACGCCAACAAATAGGCGAGCCAGCTAATACCCCCATAGCTCGTGATCAAAACACTCAAAAGCGAACTTTATTAGACGAACTTATAAACCGACGTTTGTTGCTGTATGAAGCTGAACGCACGAATGTTATTGTTGGAACTGATGAAGTTGATGCTGCTTTTACCCGCTCGCAGTCTGGCTGGGAGCGTAATGAATTTGATAGTTATCTTAAGCAAAAAGATCTTACGCCATCTGAATTTAAAAATTATTTGCGCGAAGATTTGCTAATTAAAAAATATTTTCACAATAATGTTTTTGCACGAATCGCCGTCACTGATCGTGAAATTGAAGAAAGCATTAAAGCACAACCTGACATCTTTATTGAACCTGAAAAAGTACGTGCTTTACATTTAGTCTTACGTACTGAAGAAGAAGCTACTCGAGTATTACGTGAGATTAAAAATGGCTTATCTTTTGAAAATGCTGCAATCAAATATTCATTATTACCAAATAGCAAAAATGGTGGTGACCTCGGATTAGTACCAAAAGGAATTATGCCACCTCTATTTGATGAAATATGCTTTAATTTGCCACTGACTAAAATTAGCCCTGTTATTGCTAGCGATACTGGTTTTTATATATTTAAAGTTATCGAAAAACGACCACAACAAGTTCGTGACCTTGCCACCGTAAAAGAATTAGTCGAAAAACAAATTCGTTATGAAAAAGAGCGGCTTGCTGAAACTGCAAAACTTGCAGAATTAAGAAAAGCTGCCGCAATTACCATCGCGGAGGAACAGCTTGCGCGCGTTAAATAA